TCGAAAGAGCCTGCTCTGAGTCTGGATTCATTGACCGCCATGTGCCTCCAAAAGCGGTGATGGTACATGAATTTAAGATCCCCAAGTTCAAATTCGGtttggatttcaaattagaggATACCCTGAGGGAATTAGGGATGGGTTCGGTGTTTTCGGGGGAGTCGTCGGGTTTCACGGGTATGGTGGAAGATCCGGCGGGGAGAGAATTGTATGTTTCGAAGATGTTTCATAAGGCAGTGATTAGCGTCGACGAAGAGGGGACGGAGGCGGCGGCGGTGACAATGGGATTAATGTTGGGATGCTGTCTTAGGAGAGAGGAAGCGAAGCTTAAATTTGTTGCGGATCATCCCTTTTTGTTTGTGATTAGAGAAGAAGGGAGTGGAGCTGTTCTGTTCCTGGGTCAGGTTCTTGATCCTTCTCTCCATTAACGTGATTAATCACTAATTAATCACTGTTAAGTTTGGAATTTGAAGAattatgtttgtgtttttctctcttaattATAAGGTTACATATGTATGTTGGGATTTAGTGTTTGTGTTGAATctgaattaattaagtaatgCCCAagattttatgaaaactaatatttGAGTTGGGTTGATGTATAGTATAAATCTTCACTTTCAAGAATCAAGACCTCAGTTTTGAAGAAAAGTGATAGTGAGACTTTATGTTAATCCACGtatgaaaaacaatacttATGAACATAAACTCGAACACGATTCTCGATCATTATTGTGACATACAAATAAGGAAGAATctgcttttaattatgattcAACGTATATATAGAtgcaaatttaaatgattatacTGTACATGAGAAGATATATATGACGATTTTTCATATGgccattttcaaatataatgaaaaaagataGCTTAACGAAAAACAAAACTGTataaaactttttgtttaatatagtTGACGTTTGATGAGATCATACCTAAggaataatttaaatagaagAGTGGTTGTTCCTACTGATGACACTTATAAATTGAGCATTTTATATATGAGTTAGTTTTATGAcacttttacatattatatttttatctaaattttgaagagTTTAGTACACGTGCAATATGTATTATACTATGATCATACATATGAAGTAAACCACTTCAAATTATGTGAAAACCTTCAACATTATGCTAAGATTATGTGAAAATCTTCCTTAActattctgtttttttttccactaggttaaatatacaaataataatgtaacCTTTTCAATTcctttcacattttttttcctagtaaataatttaacaaGACATATATTCGATATacaaaaatcacatttaaagAAGAAGTATTGTAATGTTATGaattattcaaattacaacTAAGTGACACCTTCCCAACTCCCCTCATTACATCTTGGCCGAAAGTCTAAACCCTCAACACAATaatatgttttcatttcttttccatcCAATCTCTCTTATGttgttatttttctctctcaattatataaacaaaattctaattgttaattataaaCAACAATTAAATATCGCTCATCACAGTcccaattaaaaaagaaattgttttttaaaaatatctaataataCTTATGCTGCAAAACCCTAAGCCACATAGCCTTAGAAAAAGATTGATTTGGAGATTGAAGACGAGTGAATTCCTAGATTTTGCTAGGTTTTGACATAGGGAagatttcaaatcaaatgcCTTCTTTTTCACTCAATTAtccttatttatatatattctcaaaaGTCCTATTCATGCATCAAAGTCACGTAAAGTGGTACAAGATGCAAATGTTGCATGAGTTATTAAGCAATAAACTCATGGACTCATCATGGACTCATTCCCCAAATCTTAACAGAAGTTGAttaaatcaaccaaaattgattttagccAATGCCATTTACTTCAAAGCTGCTTGGTACCCTAAATTATTCTATGTTCAATCAACCAAGAACCGTGATTTCTCATCTCTATTTTCTTCGGCTTCAAAGTTGCATCCCTCCACTACAACAAATGGTTGAGGCAATACCCAAAATCGTTGTGGTTTCTCCTTGCTCGTCTTTCTCCCCGATCACGACGGTTTGCCTTCTTTGATACAAAGAGCATGCTCTGAACTTGAATTCATCGACCTCCATATTCCACCACGGTGGGTGGACGTCAACGACTTTAGATTTTCCAAGTTCAAATTCTCAGGGACTATTGTAGTATCGAAGATGCTTCATAAAGCTGTGGTTATCATGGACGAAGGCGTCGACGGTGATGAAGCTTAATAAGGTTAGAATGCAGCCAGGTGATCATAGAGAAAGtagaaaagatgaatttttgTAGCTGATCatccatttttgtttgtggttaaagaaaaagtgagTGTGGCGCtgttttgttcatatatagGTCAGGTGCTTAATCCCTTCTGTTCTTCGTTAATTAAGAATACTTTTGTTCacttagttttgaaaattaacaaatttagggAATGGAacaattatgtttaattaattgtttagattGTAATGAAAAGGATGGTTTTGTGTCCAATCTgccaaactttttttaaaaagtcattATGCTCCATATACacattatttagaaatatcttttcaatccattcaaactaaattttagttataagccataataattaaattcctTACCAAATTCTCAATTTAGCATTccataattcaattttagtttaattcacGATGAAAAAAACTCCAACTCCAATTTTTTATGATGAATATATGCTTTGttccttcttcaattttaaaaatatatctttttacttatagatttataataatatatccattcaagacccaattttcaaaatgtactaaTAAAAAGCATCTAATTTCACTCTGATTTTacctaaatgttttaaaatctcatttattttcattaataagttttggttatttttataGATGAATTTGCCCTttacattagttttaaatattacatatttcgaaaatatatataatttttgccataaatattttatttcacttttattatttatattcaaacTTACATATTTAGtccattaattatttaatatattaattttattcaattttaagattttcGTTAGATATcgtaaatataatatataattaacttttgataaaaaaaaattcccccaattatttttgtgattttagTCATTTCTTCCTAtattctctctcactctctgATCTCCCTGTCCGtacttcttcaatttttttgtaagtGCATATCTGTTTCatattactaattttaattatgaaattgtaaattatagtttatgggacaattttttttatagtaaagtttttcaattaagtaaaaaatttagagtgaataaagtataaatgtattttgtttttgttttacattatttttcatatatactacgtactttattgattttttatttaattataatcattataatacatttattttgcattgtttttcatatattaaaagttaattttatattttaaataatatcgTACATCCATTTATTGGGAGTGTATATGTAATATCGTATGTTTTAactatttctatatttttatttaatttcaaattaaaaaattggtaaatttatctttttacaaaataaaaagaatcaaatataagaaaattaaccaaaatatttataaatatgacaaaatatcACCATTCGCTATACTTATTCGATATAGGACTGAACCCTAATCCAAATATGAAGTACGAAAACATTCTTTATATTCTTGAAGTGTAATGTACTCGTTTGTCATCAGGTTTATTATAGTAGCAACATACAACctactataatatttttttttttccttcataaTACACGACAACTCATTCCATGAATTTGTGATTCgaatatagaaacaaatagacaaattaaatgtaaatgaaGACAAAAGATTCATGCCTTGAGATGATTTGTGATGAAAGTCAACACAATCTATACGAAGTTGAGAAGGCCGCCACGTGAtgaaaaaaagtagaagaagaaattccATAATTCAAGACTAAACGATTCCAGCCTTGTCAATATCATGTCCGAACATCCCTATTTACACTATTAGTTAAAACCTTTTTGTGTatgagtttttaaaagtagGTTAAAATCAGTAcataaagtattttttttgttagtctcttttaaaaaaatacatgatatttaaaattagaaaaaggatACAATGTTTAGAaattattctttcaatttaaaatgtcataattatttaaaataaaatataaattagagggaccttttcaaattatttttagaaactCTATCAactaaaaatgtcaatttttaaaattcaaactctAAACTGGTctacttttgtaaatttagagACTAAAGAtacatttcaaaaattaaaaggataaaaaaaaaaaaatcttaatttaaaattttagatcatAAGTGGTTATCATAGAGATGTTTGAGTGAGACATAGGATTGTGAAAGGCCATTGAGATGGGGCCTATAAAGTGAAAGTTTGATATCGACATTTTGACagtaaaagtttaattaatattcatttggtTTCTCTATGTTTCAATTTAACGTGACAATATCCATGGCCTACCATTCCCTTTGCcttctcttttatatttatctctTCTTACTATTCCTTTTTAAcctatcttcttttttatatatatatatatatagattaagGACATTATTGTATAGATAAATGAGAATAATGTAGAATCCAATATATAGTTTAtccaatttaaacttttttttttttttttgttagttttgttCTACAATATagtcttatttatttttattaagttttgaataatttacaTTTGAGATATGATGTTTAACATTGTTATTGATACTTTGGATTTGACGAGACAAATCATTCGAAAAGCAAAAGATGAAACGAGTGGTGAAATTCAAACGAAATGGACCTATATATGTCACATAATACCTTTGAATGAAATGTGttgtttccttttatttttggtgGTTCTTCCATTGGGCCACCAAAGTGTTTTTCGAACAAATTCTTGAGTCGTCAACCAATCGATCTAAAAGGTACAAAATTAAACTGAAAGCCCAATTGTTCAACCATAGTTATatgctttaaaattttagtcaaGAAAAAAGTGCTTTATGTGATTTGTAATTGAAGAGAAGATAAgacttaaaaaaacaacaatagatTAGTTGATTAGTTAATAAGAgaagtaaataattaagaaaaaaactataatttcttAGATCACGTTTAAGACTAATAATTAAGATAATGATAGTATATTTCTTCCTAATCTCAATAAATTAGAATTAGATCTATTAAGATAAATccacttttatttaatatttatcttattttttacattatttctCGTATATCCAAAATCATCCACAAACACAAAGATAATAACTTTTACCTGAAAAAGCTTTTCATTAGCTAAACTAAAATTCTTTAAACCTAAACTCTAAATATCAATCATTCATAAGTCAATCCTcacataaattttagaaaaaaaaagatggaaacaTACATATCTATGATGTAAGACACCAAAATCATCTAAACCATTCATAGTTTGGAAAGAAAGTCAGATTGAGTTATTTATGAAGCTTAATTGCAGTTGGTTGAAgaattataaataacaaaagagaatttttttaaaaaaaaaaagtgggtAGGAATacatataaagaaagaaactagGGGAAAATTGTAAGAGGGAGGATATTACCGTTATATGCACATTGGGAgtagtaaaacaaaaaatgtgaaGAGAGGCCACATTCTGCCACCTCAAATTACCACTAACTAAGCTCACATTTGAgtgcttctttctttctttctctctgaGTCTGAGTCTGAGTCTGAGTCTGACCCCATGTGACTCAAAACTctacatatttttataattagcTAAAAAGGGGTCCCTATTTTGCCAGATTTCCAGATGGGCCACTAAGGTCGGtgacattattttatatatttcaaattacaaaaccccttttgttttttgttttaaaaaaagattaatttatttggaGAAGTAGaagtacaaaaaaagaagtgtaaaAGAGTAGTAGAATTTAATGCAATGCAAGTCACCATGtcttgtgtgtgtatatattatgTTATGTTATGGGAATGGCGGATCCTCCGTAACTCCCCGCGTGGCCCTCACGTGGGTGGCGcgaaatttcaaatcttcccCATCACTCACACACCCTTATCTTTTCCCCTCCCCTCTACCCTTTCTCTCCCTACTTTTCTACTTTATTACTATTTCCCCACCTCAATTATTTGCAAATTCTTCCAATTATTTCTCTATATTCAAAACTACTTTCATAATAAACATCACCTTGAAAttccaattttgatttttccttttaaactGTGTCTAAAAGAGTAAAGTCATTagaatgaatatgaaaattctatGGTATTGTTGTagttatgaaaatttgttttattcattaaaaCCATAATTCAATCTGTGATTTATAGAtgttagtttgaaattttgtgcGAGTTAGTGTTTTGtgaactaattaattaaaaaaaatcaaatcgaATGGTCGTCAGATAAAAGATTTAACCTTATCATCTACTAGTTCTAAAGTCCGTGATTAAGATTGTTTGAGTTAGTCATGTTCTATCTTTTCGAATTCGACTCGagataaaaaatgtttctaaaatttttaaataaatgaaaaaatagatcaattaaaaaacaagaagggtatttatgtaattttaaatccttcctttaaaagagaaaaaacaaatgaattattttgaaagactCATGTAGATAATAGAAATAATGAAGAAACTTCAATTCAATTGTACATTTATTGAaccttttttccctttatcAATCTAccaaattaacaaaagttaaaattcaattcaaaataaaataaaactttcatactaaacaaacaaaccacattaaaactaaaaatgaaccTACCAATAATGTCAtctaatttgaataaaatatttgtattgtaatcaattaattaactacCTAATCAAAACTTCCAAATACGTCatactcaaaataataactattattattactattgtcAAGAAATATCAGCATATACTAAGAACGAAAAGATTTCAgtatttcaaattcaatttctccATCCATCactatattaaaataaaaacaacgtTTTTATGTcgaattatttaaatatttattttcatatttctcatacaatttttcttcttcatttataggtctaatttttataactattataaacttttataaatgtaattgaaactattattttatttaatttattatataataaaataacaagtAAATATTTAACCAATGAAACTCTATCAagctattttaattaactttgttattattatgtcTATCAAAAGTCTTTTTATATACCTTATCTCTAAtgtataaaacaaacaaaattaatttctaccAAGTCAAGAACTAAAGTTAAATATTCGTTAGAGTTgaaaagaactaaaataaaacaaatttagaaaacataaataagaactaaagaaaagagtatcatataaataatgatatatgTACCAACTTGTCATTTAATTACTCTATCGACTTATTATTGGAAGTAATATAGACATAAGAATAagtcatatttaaatattatcgataataatttaaaaaattaataaatttgataaaatatttacaaaatatagtaaaattgtatatttgaaatgagTAATATAATTGGTTTAATTTATGTGAAGTAAAGAGTTGAGAGGGTATGTTGGTGaataaatggaaaaggaaTGGCAAATCCATAGGTCTGGGCCAGGTGCGAGCTCCTCGAAAACCGAAAATCCCACGCGTTATGTCGCATGTACAACCCATAACCTTACACTCCAATGCCCAACTTCTCCTTCCTCATTCGGTTCATCACTTCAACTCGAGTTTATCACAAATTCAGACACTGAAGAAcccatttttttaagattaattttagttaattacctaatttaaaataataattagagcttctccttttcccttttattcaagttttaaaatatcaacacctttcctttttgtttctttcttcttctctctgttTTTCCCCTCCTTGCTTCCTAAAactgttttaactttttttttcctacttCTGAAACAATCCCAAATACAGAACGACGAAGCTGCTGAAAAGATTTAACTTATGGGGGAATCAGCTAATACCCATCAACATACTTCGCCGGCGACGGTGGCTCCGTCGGCCCCGCCCCCTAATTTAGCATTGTCTCGTGGACCCACTTGGACTCCCGCCGAGCAACTTCAACAGCTTCATTACTGCATCCACTCTAATCCTTCTTGGCGTTAGTTTCTCTTATCcttttgggttttgttgtttttctcttaatttgaTTCGGAATCTGGCAAAGTTCGAATCTTTATGTCATGGggttctttctttgtttttttttccccatCAAATATCAGATTAAGTTCAGGGAAGGATTTAgttattccttttttaaaaatattttttcttctttttcagctCTTTTGCTCGATCTTTATTCCGaatcttccttttttataGACTCGGCTTAAACTGTTCCgatttgtgttgtttttttttttttttttgagattcTGAGTCGACCCTATTCAGCTTTAATCGAAATTTGATTACTCACTTATGCTGTAGTTCTTGTGTTTTTCAAATACTAAAGGGGTTTTTGACTAATTGAATTTTGCAGCTGAAGCTGTTTTACTGGCTTTTCAGCACTATATTGTTGTGCTTGGGACTATAGTTCTTATTGCTACTACCCTTGTGCCTAGAATGGGTGGCAGCCCTGTAAGTGAGCTCTGAATTAGCTATCCTTTGTCAAAACTAAGTTAAagttttatgaattattttgaCATGTTTTGAATCTGATTGAATGATTGGTGGTGATGAAATGTAAATGTTGATAGGGTGATAAAGCTCGAGTGATTCAAACTTTGCTTTTTACTGCTGGGTTGAACACTTTGCTTCAAACAGCTCTCGGATCAAGGCTCCCGACGGTTATGCGGTCTTCGTTCGTGTTCATTTTACCTGTGTTGTCAATCATCAATGATTTCTCTGATAAAAACTTTTCAAGTGAACACGAGGTATATgatttttagttgttttttgaGTGGCAGTGTTTTACACTTTTTCTTCAAGTTGTTTTTGCCTTTTCCACTGTCATGTCTTTAGTGTTTTAAAGTTACTTAACAATCTTGTGTGGTCAAACTCTAAACTTGCATACTCTTGATTCATTGACttccatttgatttttatggAAGAAGTCTTGAATGTTGTTTTAGTTGAAGAATGGTGGTTGGATGAGTGTTTCCCTTAGAAATGCTACCCTCAGAAGCACTTTCAGATTCATTGTAATGGCTGGTTGTATGGTGAATTTGAACCTGTAACTTTTTGAAACAGATTGTTGCTTTGATGGTGAAGAGAAACATAATTTGgtactaacaaaaaaattatcatagtAGCACTAGaattatgtaaaaaagaatTCCTTGAAGTTTGAAGTGGTTTCCTTTCTAAGCTCATACCATAATTCTATCTATTTCTCAAGGTAATGACGCATTGCTATAAATTTTCTGTATGACCTATGAGTTATATGTTGTTCAAACTTGTTAGCTTTGTGTAACTTACTAGGTAGGGtcaagttttagatttttagaATGTAACCCTCTGTATATGGATTTGTTTCACAGAGATTTACCTACACTGTCCGCACCATCCAAGGGTCACTGATCGTTGCTTCAATAATCAATGTTATACTTGGATTTAGTAGGACGTGGGGGCATCTCACAAGGTAATAATTCTTCAAATGACCGTTTTCAAGGATCATGGTGGAAGGCTTGAGATTCTTTTGTTTATGTGATTGATTTCCTCTTTGTTGTCAGGCTTTTTACTCCTGTAGTTATTGTACCTCTGGTTTGTGTGGTCGGTCTTGGTTTGTTTATGAGAGGCTTCCCAATGGTAAAGTTCGAACACTTAGGTATACAAGTAAGTGATtgttgaaatataataatgagaCGTATGAGTATGCTATTTTTTCTACTGCAGCTTGCTAATTGTGTGGAGATTGGCTTGCCCATGTTGATTCTTCTTGTTGTTGGCCAGCAggtaatttcattttcttgtacTTCCATATCagttatttctttcttttaattgattcaatatGTTAATGTTTGCAATTTTACAGTATTTAAGGCGTATCCATCCACGGGCTGATGTCGTACTTGAGAGGTTTGGTTTACTTATCTGCATTGCTCTTATTTGGGCTTTTGCTGCCATTCTCACTGTAGCTGGAGCTTACAACCATGTCCGAGAGGTGACTAAACAGAGTTGCCGTACAGATCGCTCATTCCTTATGTCGTCTGCCCCATGGTATATCTGGATAACATTGAATTCTGTTTTGTAGCATGTTGGGGGAGGGACTTGCCTTA
This is a stretch of genomic DNA from Cucumis sativus cultivar 9930 chromosome 4, Cucumber_9930_V3, whole genome shotgun sequence. It encodes these proteins:
- the LOC101210018 gene encoding nucleobase-ascorbate transporter 3; this encodes MGESANTHQHTSPATVAPSAPPPNLALSRGPTWTPAEQLQQLHYCIHSNPSWPEAVLLAFQHYIVVLGTIVLIATTLVPRMGGSPGDKARVIQTLLFTAGLNTLLQTALGSRLPTVMRSSFVFILPVLSIINDFSDKNFSSEHERFTYTVRTIQGSLIVASIINVILGFSRTWGHLTRLFTPVVIVPLVCVVGLGLFMRGFPMLANCVEIGLPMLILLVVGQQYLRRIHPRADVVLERFGLLICIALIWAFAAILTVAGAYNHVREVTKQSCRTDRSFLMSSAPWIRVPYPFQWGTPIFRASHVFGMMGATLVASAESTGTFFAAARLSGATPPPAYIFNRSIGLQGIGLLVEGIFGSIAGNSASVENVGLLGLTHIGSRRVVQISTGFMIFFSIFGKFGAFFASIPLPIFGAIYCVLFGIVAATGISFMQFTNNNSMRNLYIIGLSLFLGISIPQYFVTNTSQDGRGPVQTAGGWFNDILNTIFSSAPTIAIIIGTVLDQTLDAKHSINDRGVSWWKPFQHKKGDTRNDEFYGLPLRINEYIPTRFH